In Longimicrobium terrae, the following proteins share a genomic window:
- a CDS encoding PhzF family phenazine biosynthesis protein, giving the protein MSEPRTFQFHTLDVFTDRVFGGNPLAVFPDAAGLSGEDMRQIAREFNLSETVFVFPPENAAHTARLRIFTPGMELPFAGHPTVGTALLLSWLGRVPLAGDAAEAVLEEGVGPVRVALSGQGGRADFARLTAAVLPEWGPPAPTASILAQLLSLDPDEIGADGFEAETVSCGVPFQIIPVRDTDVLSRARLNRATWNEHVGPGWAPHVYVFTPDGESADLRARMFAPAMGIDEDPATGAAASAFAGYLARRLDGAPERVLRWSVAQGVEMGRPSLLHLEADIRGGEIAAVRVGGGAVPVTTGHLTLPVADAS; this is encoded by the coding sequence ATGTCCGAACCCCGCACCTTTCAATTCCACACGCTCGACGTGTTCACCGACCGCGTGTTCGGAGGCAATCCCCTGGCCGTGTTTCCCGACGCGGCCGGCCTGTCCGGCGAGGACATGCGGCAGATCGCGCGCGAGTTCAACCTGTCGGAAACCGTGTTCGTGTTTCCGCCGGAGAACGCGGCGCACACGGCGCGGCTGCGCATCTTTACGCCGGGGATGGAGCTGCCGTTCGCCGGCCACCCCACCGTCGGGACCGCGCTGCTGCTCTCCTGGCTGGGCCGCGTTCCGCTCGCCGGCGACGCCGCGGAGGCCGTTCTGGAAGAGGGCGTCGGCCCCGTGCGCGTGGCGCTGAGCGGCCAGGGCGGCCGCGCGGACTTCGCGCGGCTCACCGCCGCCGTGCTCCCGGAGTGGGGGCCTCCCGCCCCGACTGCGTCCATCCTCGCCCAACTCCTCTCGCTCGACCCGGACGAGATCGGTGCCGATGGTTTCGAGGCTGAAACCGTCTCCTGCGGCGTCCCCTTCCAGATCATCCCCGTTCGCGACACGGATGTGCTCAGCCGCGCGCGCCTGAACCGTGCCACGTGGAACGAGCACGTGGGGCCGGGCTGGGCGCCGCATGTGTACGTCTTTACGCCCGACGGCGAGAGCGCGGATCTGCGCGCCCGCATGTTCGCGCCCGCGATGGGCATCGACGAAGATCCGGCCACCGGGGCCGCGGCCAGCGCCTTTGCCGGGTATCTCGCGCGGCGGCTGGACGGCGCGCCGGAACGCGTGCTGCGCTGGTCCGTCGCGCAGGGCGTGGAGATGGGCCGCCCCAGCCTGCTGCATCTGGAAGCCGACATCCGCGGTGGCGAAATCGCCGCCGTGCGTGTGGGCGGTGGCGCCGTTCCCGTCACCACCGGCCACCTCACGCTCCCCGTCGCCGACGCATCCTGA